One genomic segment of Nonomuraea coxensis DSM 45129 includes these proteins:
- a CDS encoding LysR family transcriptional regulator, producing MLTLDQIRAFVAVAEELHFGRAAERLRMTQPPLSRHIQKLERTIGVTLLERDNRRVILTEAGRGFLEDARRMLTLVETAGDRARRIADGASGTLRLGFTAVSAISVLGSLLRLLAERLPEVDVILHERVTATQMDGILRGELDLGLARPPFDQVRASSDLGRLRPDQGRPPFGLGRLPSNEGRPAFGRARPPSDLGRLPSDLGRPALGGARPLPDQGPQPFDQARPASESVATRPPIDMTLAQPTSRLTGIDSRVIFREPLCAVVPDGHMLATLDRPLAPDDFAGLPMVSYHPVQSRYFHELTVRFLSTVRPRAEQQVHQILTAVLLVAAGRGVALVPASARSLGIEGVVFRDLLHGGGTPMSKDRSGNPLTGDDGDELMAENDEGGGEHPVELHAIWNPGSANPALWRVLDLLPGVEGRG from the coding sequence ATGCTGACACTTGACCAGATCCGCGCGTTCGTGGCGGTCGCGGAGGAGCTGCACTTCGGCCGGGCCGCCGAACGACTCCGTATGACACAGCCGCCGCTGAGCCGCCACATCCAGAAGCTCGAACGCACGATCGGCGTGACCCTCCTGGAACGCGACAACCGGCGGGTGATCCTCACCGAGGCCGGGCGCGGCTTCCTCGAGGACGCCCGCCGCATGCTCACGCTGGTCGAGACCGCCGGCGACCGCGCCCGCCGGATCGCCGACGGCGCCAGCGGCACGTTGCGGCTCGGCTTCACCGCCGTCTCGGCGATCAGCGTGCTCGGCAGCCTCCTGCGTCTGCTGGCCGAGCGACTGCCGGAGGTCGACGTCATCCTGCACGAACGGGTGACCGCCACGCAGATGGACGGCATCCTGCGCGGGGAACTCGACCTGGGCCTGGCCCGCCCACCCTTCGACCAGGTTCGCGCATCCTCTGACCTGGGCCGCCTTCGGCCCGACCAGGGCCGCCCACCCTTTGGCTTGGGCCGTCTTCCCTCCAACGAGGGCCGCCCAGCCTTCGGCCGAGCCCGCCCACCCTCTGACTTGGGCCGTCTTCCCTCCGACCTGGGCCGCCCAGCCCTTGGCGGAGCCCGCCCACTTCCCGACCAGGGCCCCCAACCCTTTGACCAGGCCCGCCCAGCGTCCGAATCGGTAGCGACCCGCCCACCGATCGACATGACTCTCGCCCAGCCGACATCCCGTCTGACCGGGATCGACTCGCGAGTGATCTTCCGCGAGCCGCTGTGCGCGGTGGTGCCGGACGGCCACATGCTGGCCACGCTCGACCGGCCGCTCGCTCCCGACGACTTCGCCGGCCTGCCCATGGTCAGCTACCACCCCGTGCAGTCGCGCTACTTCCATGAGCTGACCGTCCGCTTCCTGTCCACCGTGCGGCCCAGGGCCGAACAGCAGGTGCACCAGATCCTCACCGCGGTGCTGCTCGTAGCAGCGGGGCGGGGAGTGGCACTCGTGCCCGCCAGTGCCCGCTCGCTCGGCATCGAGGGCGTGGTGTTCAGGGACCTCCTCCACGGAGGCGGCACTCCCATGTCCAAAGACCGCAGCGGCAATCCCCTCACCGGGGACGACGGCGACGAACTCATGGCCGAGAACGACGAGGGCGGCGGCGAGCACCCCGTAGAACTGCATGCCATCTGGAACCCTGGGTCGGCCAATCCGGCGCTGTGGCGCGTGCTCGACCTGCTGCCCGGCGTCGAGGGCCGAGGCTGA